The following are encoded in a window of Mycolicibacterium tusciae JS617 genomic DNA:
- a CDS encoding Hsp70 family protein — MSDGVGLSIGATRLAAVVVGRAALTRSSVLTRFPHRPAEVGVPSENPNLNERGLILTDFVDRVGDPVGIVAADGSTHLADGVLADALRALLLTLTGGRPPVGPVAVSYPAHWRQTAVEGLRSALAAVPLFGNPGPVTLHSDATAALTSLQDDPGVPTRGVIALCDFGGTGTSITLLDADAGYAPLAPTVRHTDLSGDLVDQALLTHVINDLSAAGSIDLSGTSAIGSLTALRAQCRGAKERLSTDSVTSLMADVPGHRGEVRLTRNELDDAIRQPVADFAGVLQDTLQRNGVRELAAVASVGGGARIPIVTTTMSEHFRVPVITHGQPELTAAIGAGLTAVRGTVEDGQTAVGAAASSAAAATAMAPELAAPADEMAPSGEFGALAWSDAADVPEVEPTDPYDYDSPSESGAVDDVRPQIAFQRDPHDDERAARSLPWYRRPEVAMGAGVLVVLAALAAAVVFVMRTGDTPPAPTTAPAAPSTTSAAPPPPSETQTPAPEIITQEAPPPPVTETVTAPPPEPAPTSPPPSEPPPPTTEPPPPTTTQPPPSTPPPPPTIPTLPYETIPGLPFVPNPIQPPQPAP, encoded by the coding sequence ATGTCTGACGGGGTAGGGCTCTCGATCGGGGCCACGCGCCTGGCCGCGGTGGTCGTCGGCCGGGCCGCCTTGACGCGCTCCTCGGTGCTGACGCGCTTTCCCCACCGGCCTGCGGAGGTCGGGGTCCCGAGCGAGAATCCCAACCTCAACGAGCGCGGGCTGATCCTCACCGACTTCGTCGATCGCGTCGGTGACCCGGTCGGCATCGTTGCGGCCGACGGTTCGACTCATCTGGCCGACGGAGTGCTCGCCGACGCGTTGCGCGCACTGCTCCTCACGCTCACGGGGGGCAGGCCGCCGGTTGGGCCCGTCGCGGTGTCATACCCCGCGCACTGGCGTCAGACGGCCGTCGAGGGCCTGCGCAGCGCACTGGCTGCGGTGCCGTTGTTCGGCAACCCAGGGCCCGTGACTCTGCACTCCGATGCCACCGCGGCGTTGACGTCGTTGCAGGACGACCCCGGTGTGCCGACCCGCGGTGTCATCGCGTTGTGCGACTTCGGCGGCACCGGTACGAGCATCACACTCCTCGACGCCGACGCGGGTTACGCGCCGCTCGCACCCACCGTTCGCCACACCGATCTCTCCGGCGACCTCGTCGACCAGGCATTGCTCACCCACGTGATCAACGATCTGTCGGCCGCCGGAAGCATCGACCTGTCCGGCACGTCGGCCATCGGATCGCTCACCGCGTTGCGGGCCCAGTGCCGTGGCGCCAAGGAGCGGCTGTCCACTGACAGTGTCACCTCGCTGATGGCGGATGTCCCCGGGCACCGCGGTGAGGTGCGACTGACTCGCAACGAGCTCGACGACGCGATCCGGCAACCCGTTGCCGATTTCGCGGGAGTTCTTCAAGATACATTGCAGCGCAACGGTGTTCGTGAGCTGGCGGCAGTGGCATCGGTGGGTGGGGGAGCGCGAATACCGATCGTCACGACGACGATGTCCGAACACTTCCGGGTGCCGGTCATCACGCATGGCCAGCCCGAGTTGACTGCGGCGATCGGTGCCGGCCTGACGGCCGTGCGCGGAACGGTCGAGGACGGGCAGACAGCCGTGGGCGCGGCCGCGTCTTCGGCTGCTGCGGCGACGGCGATGGCGCCCGAACTGGCTGCGCCTGCCGACGAGATGGCACCGTCGGGCGAGTTCGGCGCACTGGCATGGTCGGACGCCGCTGATGTTCCCGAAGTCGAGCCGACCGATCCGTACGACTACGACTCACCCTCCGAATCTGGCGCTGTCGACGACGTCCGGCCGCAGATTGCGTTCCAGCGTGATCCGCATGACGACGAGCGCGCAGCGCGATCGCTGCCGTGGTACCGGCGACCCGAGGTCGCGATGGGGGCAGGTGTGCTCGTCGTGCTGGCTGCGCTGGCGGCGGCCGTCGTGTTCGTCATGCGCACCGGCGACACGCCTCCGGCGCCGACCACCGCCCCCGCAGCGCCGTCGACCACAAGCGCGGCCCCACCTCCGCCGTCGGAAACGCAAACGCCGGCACCGGAGATCATCACACAGGAGGCGCCGCCGCCACCGGTGACCGAGACGGTCACCGCGCCACCGCCCGAGCCGGCGCCGACCAGTCCGCCGCCGTCCGAACCACCACCGCCGACCACCGAACCGCCGCCGCCGACGACGACTCAGCCACCACCGAGCACGCCGCCCCCGCCGCCGACCATCCCGACGCTGCCCTACGAGACCATTCCGGGTCTGCCGTTCGTCCCGAACCCGATCCAACCGCCGCAACCGGCGCCCTAG
- a CDS encoding acyl-CoA dehydrogenase family protein — MQTDGLLFDPNTYDPPQFDAETRRLLRATIDWFEGQGKKRLLDDDLSAQWPGDFVDFVKREKLFATFLTPSEFAAGNPDKRWDAARNAALSEILGFYGLTYWYTEQVTILGLGPIWQSENKDAKLKAADDLEAGEVMAFGLSERARGADVYNTDMVLTPASEEDRANGILYRATGEKYYIGNGNVASMVSVFGRRGDIEGQDAYIWFAADSRHDDYHLIDNVVHMQIYVSTFRLENYPVREEDVLHTGVEAFAAALNTVNVGKFNLCSCSIGMTEHAFYEAITHAQNRILYGNPVTEFTHVRTNFVDAYSRLIAMKLFSRRSVDYFRAASLDDRRYLLFNPMTKAKVTMEGETVLRSLHDVIAAKGYEKNTMFREVAQFIGTLPRLEGTVHVNVGLVLKFMPNYMLNPKEYPEIGMRNDAADDTFFWNQGPTRGAGKVQFADWTPIYEEHAGIPSVAVFYDQAKAFREFLLTAAPDADQQKDLDFLLNVGHLFSLIVYGQLILEQAALTGLDSDMLDQIFDFQVRDFNMYAVALHGKPTATTAQQGWALSVIRKPVPDAERFHRVWERVKAYDGAYEMTP; from the coding sequence ATGCAGACCGACGGCTTGCTCTTCGACCCCAACACCTACGACCCGCCGCAGTTCGACGCCGAAACGCGCCGGTTGTTGCGTGCGACCATCGACTGGTTCGAAGGTCAGGGCAAGAAGCGCCTTCTCGACGACGATCTGAGCGCGCAATGGCCTGGTGATTTCGTCGACTTCGTCAAGCGCGAGAAGTTGTTCGCGACGTTTCTCACGCCCTCGGAGTTCGCCGCGGGCAATCCGGACAAGCGTTGGGACGCCGCACGCAACGCCGCCCTCTCCGAGATCCTCGGGTTCTATGGGCTGACGTACTGGTACACCGAGCAGGTCACCATTCTCGGGCTGGGACCCATCTGGCAGAGCGAGAACAAGGACGCCAAGCTGAAGGCCGCCGACGACCTGGAGGCCGGGGAAGTGATGGCCTTCGGGCTGTCCGAACGCGCACGCGGCGCCGATGTCTACAACACCGACATGGTTCTGACGCCGGCGAGCGAGGAGGACCGCGCCAACGGCATTCTCTACCGGGCGACGGGGGAGAAGTACTACATCGGCAACGGCAACGTCGCCAGCATGGTGTCGGTGTTTGGCCGGCGTGGCGATATCGAGGGGCAGGACGCCTACATTTGGTTCGCCGCCGACAGTCGACACGATGACTATCACCTGATCGACAATGTCGTGCACATGCAGATCTACGTCAGCACGTTCCGGCTCGAGAATTATCCGGTGCGGGAGGAAGATGTTCTGCACACGGGCGTGGAAGCGTTTGCCGCGGCGCTGAATACGGTCAATGTCGGCAAGTTCAACCTGTGCTCCTGCTCGATCGGCATGACCGAGCATGCCTTCTACGAGGCGATCACCCACGCGCAGAACCGCATCCTGTACGGCAACCCCGTCACCGAATTCACCCATGTGCGAACCAACTTCGTCGACGCGTACTCCCGCCTGATCGCGATGAAACTCTTCAGCCGGCGCTCCGTGGACTACTTCCGCGCCGCGAGCCTCGACGACCGTCGCTATCTGCTGTTCAACCCGATGACCAAGGCCAAGGTCACCATGGAGGGTGAGACCGTGCTGCGCTCCCTGCACGATGTGATCGCCGCCAAGGGATATGAGAAGAACACGATGTTCCGCGAGGTCGCACAGTTCATCGGGACCCTGCCGCGCCTCGAGGGCACGGTGCATGTGAACGTCGGGCTGGTGTTGAAGTTCATGCCGAACTACATGCTCAACCCCAAGGAGTATCCCGAGATCGGAATGCGCAACGACGCCGCGGACGACACATTTTTCTGGAACCAGGGGCCGACCCGGGGTGCGGGCAAGGTGCAGTTCGCCGACTGGACACCGATCTATGAGGAGCATGCCGGCATCCCGAGTGTCGCGGTGTTCTACGACCAGGCCAAGGCGTTCCGGGAATTCCTCCTCACCGCCGCGCCCGACGCCGATCAGCAAAAGGACCTGGACTTCCTGCTCAACGTCGGGCACCTGTTCTCGCTGATCGTGTACGGGCAGCTGATCCTCGAGCAAGCGGCGCTCACGGGCCTCGACTCAGACATGCTGGACCAGATCTTCGACTTCCAGGTGCGCGACTTCAACATGTATGCCGTTGCGCTGCACGGTAAGCCGACGGCGACGACGGCCCAGCAGGGCTGGGCGCTGAGCGTGATCCGCAAGCCGGTGCCCGACGCCGAGCGGTTCCACCGGGTCTGGGAACGGGTGAAGGCCTACGACGGCGCCTACGAGATGACGCCCTAG
- a CDS encoding DJ-1/PfpI family protein, with translation MYAQIVLFDGFDPLDATAPFEVLAAGSDAAGGDLQVELVSAEGPRDVVSGTLRMVLHATAQLDPSKPGYIVVPGASGPIEGDPDLIDTIPVLLARFAESTAIPLLRKAMENPDVTVATVCGGSLALAMAGLLEGRNAVTHHLGMDLLEATGVKTVNARVVDDGDLVTSGAVTSGLDLALHLLERSYGAQVALEVEDLFGYQRRGTVWTR, from the coding sequence GTGTACGCGCAAATCGTGTTGTTCGACGGCTTCGACCCCCTGGATGCCACCGCACCGTTCGAGGTGCTTGCCGCCGGCAGTGATGCCGCCGGAGGTGACCTCCAGGTCGAACTGGTGTCGGCCGAGGGGCCGAGGGACGTGGTGAGCGGGACCCTGCGCATGGTGCTGCACGCCACCGCGCAACTCGATCCATCGAAACCCGGCTACATCGTGGTGCCCGGCGCATCGGGTCCGATCGAGGGTGACCCCGATCTGATCGACACCATTCCCGTTCTGCTCGCGCGGTTCGCCGAATCGACCGCGATCCCGCTACTGCGCAAGGCGATGGAGAATCCCGACGTCACTGTCGCTACGGTCTGCGGTGGGTCACTCGCGCTGGCGATGGCGGGTCTGCTGGAGGGCCGCAACGCGGTTACCCACCACCTCGGCATGGATCTCCTCGAGGCCACCGGGGTGAAAACGGTGAACGCGCGCGTCGTCGACGACGGCGATCTCGTGACGTCCGGAGCCGTCACCTCGGGCCTGGACCTCGCGCTGCACCTCCTCGAGCGCAGCTACGGCGCACAGGTCGCCCTCGAGGTCGAGGACTTGTTCGGCTACCAACGGCGAGGAACGGTGTGGACGCGATGA
- a CDS encoding GlxA family transcriptional regulator, translating into MHVVAVLALPDTIAFDLATPVEAFGRVRLPSGAPGYRVLVCGSQPEVSAGPFRIVTDHGLEALAEADTIVIPGRNDASVDTPEEVLAALTAAHARGVRIASICSGAFTLADTGLLNGKRATTHWIAAELFGVRFPAVDLDPDVLYVDEGQVLTSAGASAGLDLCLHMVVRDYGASVAADAARLAVAPLHRSGGQAQFILRNQAAVKHIAERTELDDVLAWIEQEAHRDVTLHDIAAHASVSVRTLNRRFQAETGQTPMQWLTGVRVRHAQQLLESTAYGVEKVGREVGFTSPTNFREQFRRLTGVAPLNYRNTFRERMAG; encoded by the coding sequence ATGCACGTCGTCGCAGTCCTGGCGCTTCCCGACACCATCGCGTTCGACCTGGCGACTCCGGTTGAGGCGTTCGGAAGGGTCCGGTTGCCCTCTGGCGCGCCCGGATACCGCGTTCTGGTGTGCGGATCGCAACCCGAGGTCTCTGCCGGCCCATTCCGTATCGTCACCGACCACGGCCTCGAGGCGCTGGCCGAGGCCGACACCATCGTCATCCCCGGCCGCAACGATGCCTCCGTCGATACCCCCGAGGAGGTGCTGGCGGCGTTGACGGCCGCCCACGCACGCGGAGTGCGCATCGCGTCGATCTGCTCAGGGGCCTTCACGCTGGCCGACACCGGACTGCTCAACGGAAAGCGCGCGACGACACATTGGATCGCCGCCGAACTGTTCGGTGTCCGCTTCCCCGCCGTCGACCTGGACCCCGACGTCCTCTACGTCGACGAGGGTCAGGTTCTGACATCGGCAGGCGCATCGGCCGGATTGGACCTCTGCCTGCACATGGTCGTCCGCGATTACGGCGCCTCGGTGGCCGCCGACGCGGCCCGCCTTGCCGTCGCGCCGCTGCACCGCAGCGGGGGACAGGCGCAGTTCATCCTCCGAAACCAGGCTGCTGTCAAGCACATTGCCGAGCGCACCGAACTGGACGACGTGCTCGCGTGGATCGAACAGGAAGCCCATCGGGACGTGACCTTGCACGACATCGCTGCCCACGCCTCGGTAAGCGTGCGAACCCTGAATCGACGTTTTCAGGCAGAGACGGGCCAGACACCGATGCAGTGGCTGACCGGCGTGCGGGTTCGGCACGCCCAGCAGCTGCTCGAGAGCACCGCGTACGGCGTCGAAAAGGTCGGTCGCGAGGTCGGCTTCACCTCTCCGACGAACTTTCGCGAGCAGTTCCGCCGGCTCACTGGAGTCGCACCGCTGAACTACCGCAACACGTTTCGTGAACGAATGGCGGGCTAG
- a CDS encoding dihydrodipicolinate reductase gives MTVDSQKKRIVIWGTGFVGKMVIAEIIKHPLFELVGVGVSNPDKVGRDVGEICGLDTSLGITATDDVEALIALKPDALVHYGPTAAHAEENIALITRFLRAGIDVSSTAMTPWVWPTMHLNPPNWIEPITEACELGEASCFTTGIDPGFANDLFPLTLMGLCSEVRIVRASELLDYTNYTGDYEREMGIGRPPEKKAMLETSDILVFAWGGTVPMIAHAAGIMLDEITTTYDKWVTPNERKSAKGVIPAGHVAAVRFTINGLYKGETRIQLEHVNRIGDDAAPDWPTGNQNDVYRVDIEGTPSIFQETAFRFTDGSGRDAAAAGCLSTGLRALNAVPAINALSPGWVTALDLPLIPGVGTIR, from the coding sequence GTGACTGTTGACTCGCAGAAGAAGCGGATCGTCATCTGGGGCACCGGCTTCGTCGGCAAGATGGTGATCGCCGAGATCATCAAACACCCGTTGTTCGAATTGGTCGGCGTCGGAGTGAGCAATCCCGACAAAGTGGGCCGCGACGTCGGTGAGATCTGCGGACTCGACACCTCCCTGGGGATCACGGCCACCGACGACGTCGAAGCGCTGATTGCGCTCAAACCCGACGCGCTCGTGCATTACGGCCCCACCGCTGCACACGCCGAGGAGAACATCGCCCTGATCACGCGGTTCCTGCGGGCAGGGATCGACGTCAGCTCGACGGCCATGACGCCATGGGTGTGGCCGACGATGCACCTCAACCCGCCGAACTGGATCGAACCCATCACCGAGGCCTGTGAGCTGGGCGAGGCGTCCTGCTTCACCACCGGCATCGACCCCGGCTTCGCCAACGATCTGTTCCCGTTGACGCTGATGGGCCTGTGCTCGGAGGTCCGCATCGTTCGAGCATCCGAACTGCTGGACTACACCAATTACACCGGCGACTACGAGCGTGAGATGGGCATTGGCAGGCCGCCCGAGAAGAAGGCAATGCTCGAAACCTCGGACATCCTCGTGTTCGCCTGGGGCGGAACCGTCCCGATGATCGCGCACGCTGCGGGCATCATGCTCGACGAGATCACCACGACATACGACAAGTGGGTGACGCCCAACGAGCGCAAGTCCGCCAAGGGCGTCATCCCGGCCGGACACGTCGCGGCCGTCCGGTTCACGATCAACGGCCTGTACAAGGGCGAGACCCGAATCCAGCTCGAGCACGTCAACCGGATCGGCGACGACGCCGCTCCCGACTGGCCGACGGGCAACCAGAACGACGTCTACCGCGTCGACATCGAGGGCACGCCCAGCATCTTCCAGGAGACCGCGTTCAGATTTACCGACGGCTCGGGGCGCGATGCGGCTGCCGCCGGCTGCCTCTCGACCGGTCTGCGCGCGCTCAACGCGGTGCCGGCCATCAACGCCCTGTCGCCGGGCTGGGTCACAGCACTGGATCTACCACTGATTCCAGGGGTCGGCACGATCCGCTGA